In the Pseudanabaena sp. PCC 7367 genome, one interval contains:
- a CDS encoding YcjF family protein: MSDDDFSLADIIKLIETASTQAEADMGQCNILVIGKTGVGKSTLVNAIFREELTETGTGRPITQHIRQYYKDGYPVTIYDTPGLELSPQQMEQTQLDVSHLIDELRLESADRHIHVIWYCLNHESGRIEDVEADWLQLLSEIKDVPTVLVLTQTLTRKQSEFQTYLKSRNLPVNQIVPLLAKSKLINDEYEVKAHGLDRLVEVTLARLPEEAKKAFVREQITNIKLKANTALKYVGGYVTGAAGVGASPIPFSDAIALVPLQAAMLANINVIFGLQFDRAVMATILSGIGGTAGVTFAGRAIVANLLKLIPAAGTVAGAAISSTTAAALTFAMGLAYIELLKKVARAKLAGRQISNEQLRDTFADLYGKYARSGRRNLDQEEDDWGDDWEF; the protein is encoded by the coding sequence ATGAGTGATGATGATTTTTCCCTGGCAGACATTATCAAGCTAATCGAAACCGCATCCACACAGGCAGAGGCAGATATGGGGCAGTGCAACATCCTGGTAATTGGTAAAACCGGCGTGGGCAAAAGTACACTGGTGAATGCCATTTTCAGAGAAGAGCTAACCGAGACAGGAACCGGCAGGCCAATCACCCAGCATATTCGCCAATATTACAAAGATGGTTATCCAGTCACGATTTATGATACGCCTGGCCTGGAGCTATCACCACAGCAAATGGAGCAAACCCAATTAGATGTTTCCCATCTGATCGATGAATTGCGCCTGGAAAGTGCCGATCGCCACATTCATGTGATCTGGTATTGCCTCAATCATGAATCAGGACGAATCGAGGACGTGGAAGCAGACTGGTTACAATTGCTATCCGAGATCAAGGATGTGCCGACGGTTTTGGTGCTGACTCAAACCCTGACCCGCAAACAAAGTGAGTTTCAAACCTATTTAAAAAGCCGCAACCTACCTGTAAACCAGATTGTGCCATTGTTGGCCAAATCCAAGCTTATTAATGATGAGTATGAGGTCAAAGCCCACGGCCTCGATCGATTGGTGGAAGTAACCCTGGCGCGATTGCCAGAAGAGGCTAAAAAAGCATTTGTGCGGGAGCAGATCACCAATATTAAGCTCAAGGCCAATACGGCGCTTAAGTATGTGGGCGGCTATGTGACAGGTGCAGCAGGAGTGGGTGCCTCGCCGATCCCTTTCTCCGATGCGATCGCCCTGGTTCCTTTGCAAGCGGCAATGTTAGCTAATATCAATGTGATTTTTGGGCTCCAGTTCGATCGCGCTGTGATGGCGACAATTCTATCGGGGATTGGTGGTACGGCAGGGGTTACGTTTGCTGGCCGGGCGATCGTCGCTAATTTGCTCAAACTAATTCCGGCTGCGGGTACAGTGGCAGGGGCGGCAATTTCCTCCACTACGGCGGCGGCGCTGACCTTTGCGATGGGGTTGGCTTACATTGAATTACTAAAAAAAGTAGCCAGAGCCAAACTAGCCGGTCGGCAAATATCCAATGAACAATTGCGCGATACGTTTGCGGACTTGTATGGCAAGTATGCCCGTTCTGGCAGGCGCAATCTCGACCAAGAAGAGGATGACTGGGGTGATGATTGGGAGTTTTAG
- a CDS encoding SpoIIE family protein phosphatase — MLNLPGFRISHQVSHNSKRVIFRGVRTIDNLPVLLKSIPDEYPSPTKILRLKHESTIARNLNIPGIVKALTLINSAPAPVIVLEDFDGILLKDLLSDRRFTLREFLEIMIQLTETLSALHQQNIIHRDLNPYSILINPTTLQVKIVNFMCAASQLATLNQVMRTTSYADLPDGNLAYVSPEQTGRMNRSVDYRTDFYSLGITCYELLTGHLPFDQLDALELVHCHIARQPADVQEVNPDIPVVLSDLVMKLMAKNAEERYQTAWGLKSDLQECLRLLVEDGDRPFIPTFPLAEHDLASHFQIPAKVYGRDRQLQQIEAAFERTSTGAAEMLWISGQAGLGKTTLIKEACQFIAQQRGYFMLCKFDQYQRNIPYGRLIAAFSEFIRTILTETEAQLQRWREILLENLAGNGQVIVDIMPELEIIIGKQPSLPALGAIESQNRFNLVFQNFARAFCRIHYPLAIFFDGLQWADPTTLNLLELIMMDNQIHSLLLVGAYRPSKVTLHEEQSPSVKPETPTNSANHSDRLLLATIARIEAMQSHPVSAIDLPAWQRQQVVQLLADTLHTQAENVEPLAEVVLAKTLGNPLFVIEFIQQLAEQKVIQFNAKSISWRWDLSQAERLSITDNAVDLMVAKLQKLPTATHDLLQVAACVGDAFGAKFLGMIVDCDPAAIENQLIPATKAGLLVQYYLIETSDQKSLSFLFGEEVEYRFAHDRVQKAAYALLEDQRQQQLHLQIGRVALAKYEQHPTSASEQIFDIVEQLNLGQELVHNRQEKHQLARLNLLAGQRAKQATAYALAINYFQVGTDILLHDCWQTEYQLAFELFRDRAECEYLCGNFAAATEFFQLCLEHAQNVQDRIDIYIIQLVLWINQNRNLEAIDLGRDGLQQLGLEPLPRHPDRDLILQRVNQIKAQIKLTLSSHNLAQIENLVDLPNMQSPTLQQAMKLMQYMAAAAIRCDRSFYILVILAMVQLSLEHGNCGTSVYAYSAYGSILGAGFNEYENGHQFGKAALALSDKFSTLAGISHFSYGGFIGHWRRPFSECLQYLIHAFQLCAASGELLYAVYTLVLIAETAIISGTSLGNAFNEVMRCKQLAQQRQYEAIVNNALVMQQYVLCLQGQTDSVTDFSDRHMDEASLFDRLHHSGQADSALSRYYIYKAQLHYLFEQYDHALEWIIKSRQIIDIHFGVAIFAEHFFYESLILAAIYDSAELDERRDYSRLLKHNERRLARWSQNCPANFRAKHLLLKAEIARICNRQLLAINLYDEAIAVAKQYKFIQIEALGLELAAKFWLAQQKFDFAQLLFKKAYYTYQIWGAAAKVSHLETAYAQMLATTFRQASKESTDYGHGSLDIATVVKAAQTISSEIVVDKLLAKLMVIMLETAGASRGCLVLLRQQSLYIEAEAIVNQPEVARPSIPVAESDYLPLSIINYVARVKEPVLLDNALQLGRFTQDPQVQAQQMQSVLCLPIINQGKFLGLLYLDNNLVVAAFTPERREVLQILCAQVAISLENAKLYEEQGNYSRLLEQTVAERTKELEQEIHERKRAETALQASEAELRALFAAMTDVIFVTDANGNFIRIAPTNPKYPSRRLDEIVGQNMSEFFPDRQALKFRTRIQQTLNSQATQNIEYEMNLEGRKVWFAAILSPISRTEVIWVARDITDRKLSEQALQESMARLESANQEITLLSEQLKAENLRMNAELNITRQLQQMMLPKEAELRQIPGLDIAGFMEPAQEVGGDYYDVLSHNGRVKIGIGDVTGHGLESGMLMVMVQTAVRTLLLDEQTDGNRFLNAINKAIYHNVQRMNSDKNLTLALLDYEVVPQGGRLQMYGQHEEAIVVREGGQIERIDTIDLGFPIGLEPDIAEFVGQTGIDLAPGDSVVLYTDGITEAENPAHQQYGIERLCEMVRQNWHQSADRMRELVIEDVRRHIGTQRVFDDFTLLVLKQK; from the coding sequence ATGCTCAATCTTCCGGGCTTTCGCATCTCCCACCAGGTTAGTCATAACTCTAAACGGGTTATTTTTCGTGGTGTGCGTACGATCGATAATCTGCCAGTTTTGCTGAAGTCCATCCCCGATGAATACCCCAGCCCCACCAAGATTTTAAGGCTCAAACATGAGAGTACGATCGCCCGCAACTTAAATATTCCCGGCATTGTTAAAGCTCTGACTCTGATTAATAGCGCCCCAGCTCCCGTAATCGTGCTGGAAGATTTTGATGGCATCTTGCTCAAGGATTTACTCAGCGATCGGCGATTCACACTGCGTGAATTTCTCGAAATCATGATTCAGCTCACCGAAACCCTATCCGCCCTCCACCAGCAAAACATCATCCACCGCGATCTCAATCCCTACAGCATTTTAATTAATCCAACCACTTTGCAGGTAAAGATTGTTAATTTCATGTGTGCGGCTTCCCAATTAGCAACACTCAATCAGGTGATGCGCACCACCTCCTATGCGGATCTGCCGGATGGCAATCTGGCCTATGTCTCGCCGGAGCAAACTGGGCGCATGAATCGCAGTGTGGACTATCGCACTGATTTTTATTCCCTGGGGATTACCTGTTATGAGTTGCTCACTGGACATCTTCCCTTTGATCAACTCGATGCCCTGGAACTGGTGCATTGCCACATTGCCAGACAACCAGCCGATGTCCAAGAGGTCAATCCAGATATTCCTGTTGTGCTTTCAGACCTGGTAATGAAGCTGATGGCCAAAAATGCCGAAGAAAGGTATCAGACCGCCTGGGGGCTCAAATCCGATCTGCAAGAATGCCTGCGTTTGTTGGTGGAAGACGGCGATCGCCCCTTCATTCCCACGTTCCCCTTGGCCGAGCATGATCTAGCCAGCCATTTTCAGATCCCAGCCAAAGTCTATGGCCGCGATCGGCAACTGCAACAAATTGAAGCGGCGTTTGAGCGCACTAGCACAGGGGCAGCAGAGATGTTGTGGATATCTGGCCAGGCAGGTTTAGGCAAAACTACTTTGATCAAGGAGGCCTGTCAGTTTATTGCCCAACAGCGGGGCTATTTTATGCTGTGTAAGTTTGATCAATATCAACGTAATATCCCCTACGGCCGCTTGATCGCTGCTTTTAGTGAGTTTATTCGCACTATTTTGACCGAAACCGAAGCCCAATTGCAACGCTGGCGCGAGATTTTGTTAGAAAACCTGGCGGGGAATGGGCAGGTGATTGTGGACATTATGCCAGAGTTGGAAATTATTATTGGCAAGCAACCATCCCTACCAGCCCTGGGTGCGATCGAATCGCAGAATCGGTTTAATCTGGTCTTCCAGAACTTTGCGCGGGCGTTTTGTCGGATTCACTATCCGCTGGCAATTTTCTTTGATGGCTTGCAATGGGCTGACCCCACTACTTTGAATCTGCTAGAGCTGATCATGATGGATAATCAAATCCATTCTTTGCTACTGGTCGGTGCCTATAGACCCTCAAAGGTAACCTTGCATGAAGAGCAGTCTCCTAGCGTAAAGCCAGAAACTCCAACTAACTCAGCTAATCATAGCGATCGCCTCCTCTTGGCAACAATCGCCCGGATCGAAGCCATGCAGAGCCATCCGGTCAGTGCGATCGACCTGCCGGCTTGGCAACGGCAGCAAGTAGTTCAGCTTCTGGCAGATACGCTGCATACTCAGGCTGAGAACGTGGAACCACTGGCAGAGGTAGTTCTAGCCAAAACCCTCGGCAATCCTCTGTTTGTGATTGAGTTTATTCAGCAACTGGCCGAGCAAAAAGTAATTCAGTTCAATGCCAAAAGCATTAGTTGGCGCTGGGATCTAAGTCAAGCTGAACGGCTGAGTATTACTGATAATGCCGTAGATTTGATGGTGGCAAAGTTACAAAAGTTGCCCACTGCTACCCACGATCTTTTACAGGTGGCGGCCTGCGTTGGTGATGCGTTTGGAGCCAAGTTTCTGGGGATGATCGTGGATTGCGACCCCGCCGCGATCGAAAATCAATTAATCCCTGCCACCAAGGCTGGTCTCTTGGTGCAATATTATTTAATTGAAACCAGTGATCAAAAGTCGCTCTCGTTTTTATTTGGCGAAGAAGTTGAATATCGATTTGCCCACGATCGGGTACAAAAAGCGGCCTATGCCCTGCTGGAAGATCAACGTCAGCAACAATTGCATCTCCAGATTGGCCGAGTAGCGCTGGCTAAATATGAACAGCACCCCACCAGTGCAAGCGAACAAATTTTTGATATTGTGGAGCAACTCAATTTGGGGCAAGAGTTAGTTCACAATCGCCAGGAAAAACATCAATTGGCGCGTTTGAATTTGTTGGCTGGGCAACGGGCAAAGCAAGCCACCGCCTATGCCCTGGCGATCAATTATTTTCAAGTTGGTACTGATATTTTGTTGCATGATTGCTGGCAGACTGAGTATCAGCTTGCCTTTGAGCTATTCCGCGATCGGGCAGAGTGCGAATATTTATGTGGCAACTTTGCCGCAGCAACGGAATTTTTCCAACTGTGCCTGGAACATGCCCAAAATGTTCAAGATCGGATCGATATTTATATCATCCAACTGGTGCTATGGATCAATCAAAACCGCAACCTGGAAGCGATCGACCTTGGCCGTGATGGTCTTCAACAATTAGGGCTTGAGCCGCTGCCCAGACATCCCGATCGTGATTTGATTTTGCAGCGCGTCAACCAGATCAAAGCTCAAATTAAGCTGACCCTGAGTAGCCATAACCTGGCGCAAATTGAAAACCTGGTGGACTTGCCCAATATGCAATCGCCAACCCTGCAACAGGCGATGAAGCTGATGCAATATATGGCAGCGGCAGCAATCCGGTGCGATCGCAGTTTTTATATTCTAGTGATCCTGGCAATGGTGCAGCTTTCGTTGGAGCATGGCAACTGTGGCACTTCGGTCTATGCCTACTCCGCCTATGGTTCAATTTTAGGGGCTGGGTTTAATGAATATGAAAATGGCCATCAATTTGGCAAGGCTGCTCTGGCATTAAGTGATAAGTTTTCCACCCTGGCCGGGATCAGTCATTTCAGCTATGGTGGCTTCATTGGTCATTGGCGACGACCCTTCAGTGAATGCCTACAATATCTAATCCATGCCTTCCAACTTTGCGCCGCTAGTGGTGAGCTGCTATATGCCGTATATACGCTGGTTTTGATCGCCGAGACAGCGATCATCAGCGGTACGTCCCTGGGCAATGCCTTTAATGAGGTGATGCGCTGTAAACAATTGGCTCAGCAACGGCAGTATGAAGCGATCGTCAATAATGCCCTGGTGATGCAACAATATGTGCTTTGCTTACAGGGGCAAACCGATAGTGTCACTGACTTTAGCGATCGCCATATGGATGAAGCTAGTCTGTTCGATCGCTTACATCACTCTGGCCAGGCCGATAGTGCCCTCAGCCGCTACTACATCTACAAAGCCCAGTTACATTATTTATTTGAACAATATGATCATGCCCTAGAGTGGATTATCAAATCTCGCCAAATTATTGATATTCACTTTGGCGTGGCGATCTTTGCCGAGCATTTTTTCTATGAATCGTTGATTTTAGCGGCGATCTATGACTCAGCCGAGCTAGACGAGCGCCGTGATTATTCCCGCTTGCTCAAACACAATGAACGCCGGTTGGCACGCTGGTCTCAGAACTGTCCGGCTAATTTTCGAGCCAAGCATTTATTATTAAAGGCAGAAATTGCCCGCATTTGTAATCGACAACTGCTGGCGATCAACCTCTATGACGAAGCGATCGCCGTCGCCAAGCAATATAAATTTATCCAGATCGAAGCCCTGGGACTAGAACTGGCGGCCAAGTTCTGGCTAGCTCAACAAAAATTTGACTTTGCCCAACTCCTGTTTAAAAAAGCCTATTACACCTATCAAATATGGGGTGCAGCCGCCAAAGTTAGCCACTTGGAAACTGCCTATGCCCAAATGCTGGCCACCACCTTTCGTCAGGCTAGTAAGGAGAGCACCGATTACGGTCATGGCTCGCTGGATATTGCCACCGTGGTTAAGGCGGCTCAGACGATCTCCAGTGAGATTGTGGTGGATAAGCTACTGGCAAAACTGATGGTAATTATGCTGGAAACAGCCGGGGCAAGTAGAGGTTGTCTAGTATTGTTGCGCCAGCAGAGTTTGTATATTGAAGCCGAGGCGATCGTCAATCAGCCTGAGGTGGCGCGACCATCAATCCCAGTGGCCGAGAGTGATTATTTACCGCTGAGCATCATTAACTATGTAGCCAGGGTAAAAGAACCAGTTTTGTTGGATAATGCGCTCCAGCTAGGTCGATTCACCCAAGACCCGCAGGTGCAGGCTCAACAGATGCAATCGGTGTTGTGTTTGCCAATTATCAACCAAGGCAAGTTTTTGGGCTTGCTATATTTAGACAATAATCTGGTGGTGGCAGCCTTTACGCCAGAGCGACGCGAGGTATTGCAAATTCTCTGTGCCCAGGTGGCGATCTCCCTGGAAAATGCCAAGCTGTACGAAGAACAGGGCAATTATTCGCGGTTGTTGGAACAAACCGTGGCTGAGCGCACCAAAGAACTAGAACAAGAAATCCATGAACGCAAGCGAGCCGAAACCGCACTGCAAGCCTCGGAGGCAGAACTAAGAGCCCTGTTTGCCGCGATGACCGATGTCATTTTTGTCACCGATGCAAATGGCAATTTTATTCGGATCGCCCCTACCAATCCGAAGTACCCTTCGCGCCGTCTGGATGAGATTGTCGGCCAAAACATGAGCGAATTTTTCCCCGATCGCCAAGCCCTTAAATTTCGCACCAGGATTCAACAAACCCTGAATAGCCAAGCGACTCAGAACATAGAATATGAGATGAACCTGGAGGGGCGAAAAGTCTGGTTTGCGGCCATTCTCTCACCCATTTCGCGCACTGAGGTAATTTGGGTGGCCCGTGATATCACCGATCGCAAACTTTCTGAGCAAGCCTTGCAAGAGAGTATGGCCAGGTTGGAGAGCGCTAACCAGGAAATTACCTTGCTGAGCGAACAGCTCAAGGCTGAGAATCTGCGTATGAATGCGGAGCTAAACATCACTCGTCAACTGCAACAAATGATGTTGCCCAAGGAAGCGGAACTCAGGCAAATTCCAGGGTTGGATATTGCTGGATTTATGGAGCCGGCCCAGGAAGTAGGGGGCGATTACTATGATGTGCTCAGCCATAATGGACGGGTCAAAATTGGCATTGGTGATGTGACTGGCCACGGGTTGGAAAGTGGCATGTTGATGGTGATGGTGCAAACGGCAGTACGCACTTTGCTCTTGGATGAGCAAACTGATGGCAATCGCTTCCTTAATGCAATCAATAAGGCGATTTACCATAACGTACAACGGATGAATTCAGACAAGAATTTAACCCTGGCCTTACTAGACTATGAGGTGGTGCCGCAGGGAGGACGCTTGCAGATGTATGGTCAGCATGAAGAGGCGATCGTGGTGCGAGAGGGTGGCCAAATTGAACGCATTGATACGATCGATTTGGGATTCCCGATCGGCCTGGAACCAGACATTGCTGAATTTGTTGGCCAAACTGGAATTGATTTAGCCCCAGGGGACTCGGTGGTGCTCTATACCGATGGCATTACGGAAGCCGAAAACCCCGCCCATCAGCAATATGGGATTGAACGTTTGTGTGAAATGGTGCGGCAAAACTGGCATCAAAGTGCCGATCGGATGCGAGAGCTAGTGATCGAGGATGTGCGCCGCCACATTGGTACTCAGCGGGTTTTTGATGACTTCACCCTGCTGGTGCTCAAGCAAAAGTGA
- a CDS encoding choice-of-anchor Q domain-containing protein, giving the protein MAIINVDITTDENDGIGVGAGTSLREAIIEANTNVDAIDTINLVGGLTYNLTLSGANEEAAAFGDLDILNNNNITIQALGGGNATIDASTLAAGDRIFDIVSSGVTLNLLNLDLTGGDVSGDGGAIRISFSADATLNITDSNITGNTASSDGGGIQTYNNDFINISGTTISGNSAGTSGGGLQAQDNNSVTIDDSVISNNNVGFSSGGGLFFDDNNTVTITDTTVSGNSAVEDGGGILFDQNNIVSITSTTVSNNTISGGSIGSNGGGIFVGGGINSDIEISNSTISSNTADEDGGGIFFAANASEGSPPINISNSTIALNLALAGGGVFIGAGDTNVQFDNTIVATNNAAEGSDIFDSGATVTSNGFNLIGDNTSVGATFPAGNPNGNNDIVGTNAVPIDPLLGPLQNNGGLTETHELLAGSPAIDAGDPGFTAPPDFDQRGAGFDRIVNGIVDIGAFESGNNGGGEIDLSVIKTPAPGADLTPLPGAQITYNIEVANVGDANAENASISDIFPAELSGVEWSFTDSEGTPFEGNGDLNVDGVVINGGDTVTITATGHVDCDLTDGTITNTANVSVVGDVEEANLANNTDTDSSFSLAANSPGVVNFGNSFFGTPNSDVIIGNANNNNINGNAGDDRLFGSAGIDRINGQAGNDLVVGGSGNDFLNGGTGDDTLDGACTTLGVGQIDRLTGGGGDGMDTFILGNELGAFYVGNGNADFAYLTDFATGMDTIQLAGALEDYTFMQTTVNNISGQGIFQGGDLVAILQQSSAAPGDFVFV; this is encoded by the coding sequence ATGGCAATTATTAATGTTGACATCACTACCGATGAAAATGATGGCATTGGTGTTGGTGCAGGAACTAGCTTGCGCGAAGCAATTATTGAGGCGAATACCAATGTAGATGCGATCGATACGATCAATCTGGTTGGTGGTCTCACCTATAACCTGACGCTTTCAGGGGCGAATGAAGAAGCGGCAGCCTTCGGTGACCTGGATATCCTCAACAACAACAATATTACAATTCAAGCATTGGGCGGTGGGAATGCCACGATCGATGCTAGCACTTTAGCAGCCGGCGATCGGATTTTTGATATCGTCAGCAGTGGTGTTACTTTAAACTTGCTTAACCTCGATCTCACTGGTGGTGATGTCAGTGGTGATGGTGGGGCAATTCGGATCAGTTTTAGCGCTGATGCCACGCTCAATATCACCGACAGTAATATCACTGGTAATACGGCGAGTAGTGATGGTGGTGGTATTCAGACTTATAACAACGACTTTATTAATATTAGCGGCACCACAATCAGTGGCAACAGTGCCGGCACCTCTGGCGGTGGACTTCAGGCTCAGGATAATAACAGTGTCACGATCGATGACAGTGTAATTTCTAACAATAATGTTGGTTTTTCCTCCGGTGGTGGCCTCTTTTTTGATGATAATAATACCGTCACGATCACAGACACCACGGTTTCTGGGAACAGCGCTGTTGAGGATGGGGGCGGTATTTTATTCGACCAGAACAACATCGTAAGCATTACCAGCACCACTGTTTCCAATAACACTATTTCTGGTGGTAGCATTGGCTCTAATGGTGGTGGCATTTTTGTGGGTGGAGGGATCAATAGCGATATTGAGATTTCCAATTCCACGATCAGTAGTAATACTGCTGATGAGGATGGCGGTGGGATCTTTTTTGCCGCTAATGCCAGTGAAGGTTCACCGCCGATCAATATCAGTAATTCCACGATCGCCCTTAACCTTGCTCTGGCTGGTGGTGGGGTTTTTATTGGTGCAGGCGATACCAATGTGCAATTCGACAATACGATCGTTGCCACGAATAATGCTGCTGAAGGTTCCGATATTTTTGATAGTGGTGCCACTGTCACCAGTAATGGCTTCAACCTAATTGGTGACAACACCAGTGTCGGAGCTACTTTCCCGGCTGGCAATCCCAATGGCAATAACGACATTGTGGGTACTAATGCTGTACCGATCGATCCGTTGCTTGGCCCCTTGCAAAACAATGGCGGTCTAACTGAAACCCATGAGCTATTGGCTGGCAGTCCCGCGATCGATGCTGGTGATCCTGGCTTTACTGCTCCGCCTGACTTCGATCAACGTGGTGCCGGGTTCGATCGGATCGTCAATGGCATTGTGGATATTGGTGCCTTTGAATCTGGTAATAATGGTGGTGGTGAAATTGACCTCAGTGTAATTAAAACCCCTGCCCCTGGCGCTGATCTGACTCCGTTACCCGGCGCGCAAATTACCTACAACATTGAGGTTGCCAATGTCGGTGATGCGAATGCTGAAAATGCATCAATTTCTGATATCTTCCCTGCTGAATTGTCCGGAGTGGAATGGTCATTCACTGACAGCGAAGGCACTCCGTTTGAGGGGAATGGCGATCTGAATGTTGATGGCGTAGTAATCAATGGTGGCGATACGGTTACGATTACTGCCACTGGCCATGTTGATTGCGATTTAACCGATGGCACAATCACCAATACGGCTAACGTCTCGGTGGTGGGCGATGTAGAGGAAGCTAATCTGGCCAATAATACTGATACCGATAGCAGCTTTAGCCTTGCCGCGAACTCACCTGGAGTGGTTAACTTTGGCAATAGTTTCTTTGGTACTCCCAATAGTGACGTGATTATCGGCAATGCCAATAACAACAACATTAATGGTAATGCTGGGGACGATCGCCTATTTGGTAGTGCTGGTATCGATCGCATCAATGGGCAAGCTGGCAATGACCTGGTTGTTGGTGGTTCTGGGAACGACTTCCTCAATGGTGGCACAGGCGATGATACGCTTGATGGCGCTTGCACCACCTTGGGCGTTGGTCAGATCGATCGGCTCACTGGTGGCGGTGGCGATGGTATGGATACCTTTATTTTGGGGAATGAACTAGGTGCATTCTACGTGGGTAATGGTAATGCTGACTTTGCTTACCTGACTGACTTTGCCACTGGCATGGATACGATCCAGTTGGCTGGGGCACTAGAAGACTACACCTTTATGCAAACCACTGTGAATAATATTTCTGGGCAAGGCATCTTCCAGGGTGGCGATCTGGTGGCGATCCTGCAGCAATCTAGTGCAGCGCCTGGGGATTTTGTATTTGTTTAG